A genomic stretch from Anaerolineales bacterium includes:
- a CDS encoding adenylate/guanylate cyclase domain-containing protein translates to SLNITPLKMADKATRGVAIVLEDLTEKRKLEAQRRLFERMVSPAVISQLDPDSLHLGGRRADITTLFADIRGFSLFSATNNPEVLVRVLNLYLAAAAEAVLQEAGTIDKFLGDGLMAWFNAPIPQSDHTLRAIRSALAIRQAVQEVRAKLPRQFHLSFGVGMHYGEAILGLVGTHNRLDYTAIGDSVNTAKRLQEQAAEGQILLTQAVASRVRDQVELQALGALRMKGREEPVEVYELLGPRLSEPRAGSPAAA, encoded by the coding sequence TCGCTCAACATCACGCCTCTCAAAATGGCCGACAAGGCGACCCGCGGCGTGGCGATTGTTCTAGAAGACCTGACCGAGAAACGCAAACTGGAGGCGCAGCGTCGGCTTTTCGAGCGCATGGTTTCCCCGGCCGTGATCAGCCAGCTCGACCCCGACAGCCTGCACCTCGGAGGCCGCCGGGCGGACATCACGACCCTCTTTGCCGACATCCGCGGCTTCTCGCTGTTCAGCGCCACCAACAACCCGGAAGTGCTGGTGCGCGTCCTCAATCTCTACCTGGCAGCGGCGGCCGAGGCCGTGCTGCAGGAAGCGGGGACCATCGACAAGTTTCTCGGAGATGGATTGATGGCCTGGTTCAACGCGCCGATCCCTCAGTCTGACCACACCCTGCGGGCGATCCGCTCGGCGCTGGCCATCCGCCAGGCCGTTCAGGAGGTCCGGGCCAAACTGCCGCGCCAGTTCCATCTGTCGTTCGGCGTGGGCATGCACTACGGCGAGGCGATCTTGGGCCTGGTGGGCACCCACAATCGGCTGGACTACACGGCCATCGGGGACAGCGTCAACACGGCCAAGCGACTGCAAGAACAGGCCGCCGAGGGCCAGATCCTGTTGACGCAGGCGGTGGCTTCCCGGGTGCGCGACCAAGTCGAATTGCAGGCGTTGGGGGCACTGCGGATGAAGGGGCGGGAGGAGCCGGTCGAAGTCTACGAGCTCCTTGGCCCGCGTCTATCCGAGCCGCGCGCCGGCTCACCGGCGGCGGCCTAG